The nucleotide window TGGTACAGTTTGCAAGATATGACGCATGTTATGCTTTGATAGGCGAATCAAGTAACCTCCccaagtgaaaatatattttagaatGAAATAGCAAAACTTGCAAATATTTGATAGACCAGAATTTCGCATATGCTATCGTTAACTTTTTTCAGAGTTTGTATTGATTTTTTACAGTTAATCTTTTGTATACAGTGtttcttgtaaatatatatatatatatatatatatatatatatatatatatatatgtcttatTTGATATCGAGAAAATTTTGTCTTACAAAAGTATTCTATTGTGCACGTTCAATTCCGTATTTCATGGGAGACCTACAACTGATCAGTACTATGAGCGAGTCCCTATATCAAAATTACATTCTACAATATAAACATCTTTGATGTCCACAGGCAATCAAATAGCATGTTAAAAGTACAATTGAATTACCATGGCTTGtaagaattattttctttcttgtATATCTTTTAGGCGCCTTGTTGATAAACAGTATAACCATTTCTGGTGCAGAACAGATTTTGCATATCTCGTTTAAAACGCAAGATGAACTGTTTGTGAgtgataaagaaaatatttgtctTGTGGATTCCGCTGGCAAAATATTGAATTCCGGATTTGAGAGTGCATACTATCCCTCAGGGAGTCACACCGTCACAGACGATTTGGATTTTCTGTTTGTAGATACCAATGGAGTCCATAAATTATCACCAGACGGGGTTATCGCCACACCCTTCTATTCCCCGGCACCATATTGCATCCACTCCTCCCACATTAACGGCGACATGCTGGTGGGAAGTTTTGGGAAAGTGACGAGGTACGACAGGAATGGACGGAAACTAAATGTCATTAATTATCCCCATGTACGTTATTTCCATCCGATCTACATCACGGAAAACAAAAACGGAGACATTTGGACTTCTGACCTTTGGCTTACAGCAGTAACAGTGGTGGATAGATCAGGAGGTCATCGGTTTGACTACACAGGTCCTTATTCTCACTTTCGTCCTCGTGCTCTTTGTGCGGACGTTCTCGGACATGTGCTGGTGTGTGATTGCCATAATGACAGTGTTTATCTCCTGGATCAGGACGGGAACTTCCTGTATCTACTGCTGACACAAGAAATACATGAAATTTATCATCCAACGGCTCTCTGTGTGGACGATCAACACAACCTCTACATCGGACAGGAATATAGCAACACAATATGTGTCTACAAGTATCTACAGAATACGGATGTAAAGCACAGTACAGACCAGAAGCATTACTCTAAAAACACGGAGATCCGTGCACCGAAACGCCTTGGCAAAAAGAGGTCTAACAAAGTCGGTGATCCCTATTATGCTACGTAATAACATTGAATCTGCCACGATGTGTCTACGGCGTGTCACGGTATCATACGAGGCATAAACTATTATCTTGTACAGGTTTGGGTTGAGGGTTACAATACATTTTTCGtacaaaatatcatcaaaataGTGATCATTCAAAGTTCGAAGATATGTATTCTATAGTTAGATGGTTTAATGTAACTAATAATTTTGTAGATAATTTGAAACAAATTCTCACAAGTAAaagactacggattactccactctgtttacctgatcaagatatacgaCTCATGGATAATAGATGTTTCCTACTCATAGACACCAGATCCCGCCTctcgtgtgtccaggggcccgtgtttgccttactcttaattttgtacgtttacaggaattatgagattgaacactttTCTTTACCTCCACTTTTTCATAGTTTCAAAAAAGGTCTAACGCTGATGAACAGGTGTTAATGTGAAACGATTTGGAGAAATTGAAGACATTGTCTTCACAACTTTCCTGTAAATTATTTATGTATGAATTTTTTCATCCCACTATTTgatgttataattttttttatttcctttaaATCCAAGAACCTTTATCTACAGGAATTGTTAGAAAGcacattattttctttgatttttatatcCTCTAATATTTACAGCATCACCAGATATCTGTGAAATAGAACCATAGACTTTGATGTCTTTTGTTCAACAAAAAGACTGCAATATGTGGATCATTGTCATGTGTTTATCACAGAAACGTGTTATTTTAGTATGAAATAAAGATGTGtattaaaacagatttttgttttttgaaacttaaacatcaaatatttcattattgatGATTGTTAGAGTTATAATGACACATGTATGTAGGGCGAATGAATAGGAACTATttgtaactttgacctttaaaatcaagattaagaACCTTTCTTGCATTTGATTTGGATCTTAAAGTTCAAATTCAACACAAGCTGGTCAAGATAATAAGTTAACGTTGAATTTCATACATGGACACAATTCAGTGATataaatcaagcaataaaaTACCTCAATTTAATGACAGTTGTAGATCTATACTGGTTGAAAAAGGTCATTTTTTGCCATTTTGAGCTTTTAACGTATTTGATAGTTGTTTCATACTTCCCACATTTTTTATTTGCTGACACAACCCGTTTGTCCACTCACTCAGCTGACGTGTCCAGGTATTGCTTTAAATACTGTGGTTCAGTCCGTGCAGTCAGGGTGAGTGGACGCATTGCTTCTAGATCGGTGTTCCCGAGGTTGGGCAGTTAGAATTTTCCCAGTTTGTTATATTTTAAGACCAATTTCAAGGTATGTATCTTTTTTAGGGggagagagggggagggggaggaggggagagagagaggagtaGGGGCAGAGAGAGTTGAGGGGGGGAGAGGGGGAGAAGGGGAGAGAGGGGGAGAGGGATGGGAGGGAGACAGGGAGAGGGAGAgagggagagaaagagagagagaaggagagagaaggagagaggagagagagagagaaaacgagagagagagggggagagagaAGGAGGGagagaaggagagagagagaaggagaaaggagagagagagaagggagagaagtagagagagagaaggagagaggggagggagaaagagagagagggagggagggagagagaggaAAGGGAGAGAGGGAGGGAAAAGGAGAGAGGGGAAGGGAGAGAGGGATATAGAGAGGGATAAAGAaggagagagaggagagagaaggagagagagaaggagaaagaaggagagagagaaggaGGTCAAAGTACTGGAGGCTTATCATCTTGTTCTTGAAAAGTGTCTTTAGTTTTGTAATAGTAATAAATGAACTACACCCAAACCAGCAGGATATAAAGCTTCATTTTTCTCAATAATTCTTACACATGACTGTAAGTCACACGCGAATGACAAAACAGTGAaatggatttcatttttgagaatatataaatgatatgagATATGAACAGTGACCCTTTAAGCCGACCTAACATCAAACTCCGGTGTAATCTGAACTTTTTTCGGACTTTTCCGTCCAGTTGGAATTTCTTTTATTGATTGATGGATAAGAAGAAGTGATGTTCTGATCGGCTCTGCTGATTATGTATACTTGTACAAGCTGACTTTTCCCCCATAATATCCGGTTTAAACTCACTTATGTATCTTTTATGTGGACCTAAGGGTCACGCAACAGCCAACAAGTTGATTGCTCCCCTTCTACGTATGCGAGGCGTTTTAAATTTCCACAGTACGCGCCCATGCCGTACATAAGAAAGCTAGTGTCATCATTAGTTGGTGCTGCGTCCATCGATCCAACATATTCAGCAAAACTTACATAAATTATTGTTTGAAGGTGACCTACGAGATTAGCAGAGAGACAACCATGGTGTTACTCAGTCTAACTAAAATTTGCACATATATATACTGGGAAACAATAGCATATACTTTAAGAAAACTCATCGAATGCAGATAACTCATTAAATGTGCCTACTGCTAGGGAGAGTAGGTGcgaaaatatttattgaaaaaattCAGAATATACAATGTTAAATTCCGTTTGCAATTGTCTTCCGACAAAAAACACTTTTTTTTCATCATATAGACTGCCACACACCTTCCTATGAATTCAATTATGGGAAAAAGTACAGTAGACTGCAGCTCTATCATGttgaatatatttatttgatgtGTTTCTTCTATCCTCTatctttttctttattataccTTCTTTATATCTTTTTATCCTTGGCTCGTGTGAGTATGTTGACATGTAgtacaatttttatttcatgtggTCAAATTACTTTCAGTAAATGTCAAGGCCTTggtgatatttaaaaagtcACAGATGTTTCTAATTATTTGAGATCTCtgaattataatatttattgtttacaagACACACATTTTATAGATGATATGGAAACCATGATTAGACCTTTGAGGTTATCAAAGTTTTTTTAGTTCATACTCTTCAAATTCAAGAGGCGACCTCTTCttataaataaattttgatcatAAAATTTTTTCAGAAAAACGAGATGCAGAAAATTACTCATTACTTAAATGTAAagcttatacggtaccaattttgatgcagcagatgcgcatttcgacaaataatgtctcttcaatgatgctcaagctgaaatattggaaattcgaaataataataaacttgtaagaacttaaaaacaagaggctcatgggccacatcgctctcctgagtcaccttggtccatatcagaagaatttccatatatatttgcatgtaaaaccgtagtccctattatggcccctacctacccctggaggccatggtttttgcaaacttgaatctacactatgtcagaaagctttcatgtaaatgtgaacttctttggcccaatggttcttgagaagaagatttttaaagatttttcctatatatttatgtgtaaaactgtgatcccccttgtggccccatcctacccccaggggccatgacttgaacaaacttgaatctgcactatgtcagaaagctttcatgtaaatatcagcttttctggctcagtggttcttgagaagaagagttttaaagattgtccctatatatttgtatgtaaaactttgatccaatattgtggccccatccgatccccgggggccaggatttcaacaaacttgaatctgcactatatcagaaagctttcatgtatatatcagcttttctggctccgtggttcttgagaataagatttttcctatatatttgtatgtaaaactttgatcccctattgtagccccatctgacctcccggggccatgattttaacaatttagaatctgcattatatcagaaagctgtcatataaatctcagcttttctggctcagtggttcttgagaataagatttttaaagatttttcctatatatttgtatgaaaaaaactttgaacccctattgtggcctcatccgacccccgggggccatgattttaacaatttagaatttgcactatatcagaaagctgtcatataaatttcagcttttctggctcagtggttcttgagaagattttaaagatttttcctatatatttgtatgtaaaactttgaacccctatcgtggtcccatccgacccccgggagccaggattttaacaatttagaatctgcactatatcaggaagctttcatataaatctcagcttttctggctcagtggttcttgagaagaagatttttaaagtgttttcctatataattgtatgtaaaactttgatcccctattgtggccccatccaacccccgggggccatgattttaacaatttagaatctgcactacctaataaagcttatctataaatttcatcttttctggcccagtggttcttgagaagaagtttttttaataaccctactctatttttaccttttcttgattatctccccttggaaggtgccctggccctttattttaacaatttagaattacaGACGGAtagacgccggaatacgggttatcagaaaaactcacttgagcttttagctcaggtgagctaaaaacgagtgccaaagactggagtcaaattcgtctaaggatcagagaaATCAGACCTCTCGATCCGCGCCGGATAATCTACAATTTtgagcgtatcttaggatctgattttaattcaATTGGTTTAATTCATTTCCGTTAACAATCAATCATaacatttgtaaaaaaaaaaaaaaatgtatatgctGTATAACGTATTAcagaaattaattttcaaattacttAATAGCCATTACACATTTCCAAAGAagcaattttaatttcaaaatccaTGTCTTTCCTTTGATAATAATGATTATGATAAGAATAATGGACAaacatgtaatattatttgaacaattgatGCAACTTAATCTGGCTTCATTGACCTTGAGTCTGTCCATCCTCTCCGTTAAAAGAAGTACGTATTGATATTTTACACCCAAGCACGACAGCGTAACTTTCCCGttgtaaataattcaaatataagcaTGTTAGCTGATTATTCAACGCGCCATTAGACGATAGAGATGAATATTACATTGAATCAGctctttaattatttattcataATATGTGTACATGGCCTGGAATACAAAGCAACAATGAAACTCTAAAAAAAAGTCTCAACACTGAGTGCATTCGTGGGAAATATGAAATGCAAGTAATATTGCCCACGACAGCAGGCAGTTTTCTTTCAATATTTGTAGAAACAAAGACAGTGTTGGTAGATACCAGAAACGTAGATGTCATACTTTGTCACTGCGTGAAAATGCTTTATAAAAGCAAACCACATTTCTGGAACAAAATACTTTGACAGTTTTCGAATAAACGTTAATTTTAAATGTTGTACATTTGAAAAGAATGTAAACCCACACGAAAAATCTGATCTGGTTTGTTCTCCATATATCTGCTTTCCCGTATAACACCCGTATGTGATTCCCCAACAAGACATGTTTTTCTACTGTATGTAACATCACATACCTACTCATTTCGTTTGTGCCTCATTTACATGGTATATGATGAAAAAGTTAAGAATacgaacaatgataaatctcaaacttcctataaagaatacaaaaataagaGTAGGATAAACACGgagtcctggatataccagaggtaaaatcatgtgcctaggaagagtaagcatcccctttcgaccggtttCACCCACCGTGAGACCCATATCTTAATTAGGTAAACGGgataattcgtagtcaaaatcggcaTGTAGAGAACGGGTTAATAATTGGTACGAAACACGTCGCACAGCATTGGAGCTAAAGACAGATTGCATTGGTAAATTATATCATCATAACGACCACAAAATTTACgaaatattgattttcattgagactgttggaacccttgtaacatcaacctATTTTCCAGTAACCTACCTAGATGAATTCATTGATCATACGTAAACATcttatgcagatgataatgatacatgtatattgctgcATCAATATctgaagttgacgatggagaagctgaagccATTCCATTTGTTGATGTTGAGTGAATAAATAACTTGACCTTGAACACTAGACttcgagtgccaatattcatcaatataagttcaataacccttttattatatagctaaagtatttagttgttaaattatatcccttttcgcTCAAACTACtacaaaatagacgagaattcatcaatattggcatatAAGGTGAAagtgcaatatcagcatgcatttcttaacggttcaatattaaacccgtcGTTGATACATGAAGCGCTACTTGACTTTTTAAGGATATAAAAAGATGCTGTACTTTAGATATCAGTGGATCTTTATCATAAGTGTACCAGGCAGGTGAAAAGTAGTATATAGAAAAATGACATTCCTATAATTTTATAGGATATCTAATAGATTGATTGttcattgtttaacgtcccattcgagaatttttcactcatatggaaacgtcactaTTGTCGGTGAAGGCTACAAAATTTgtcctcggcgcttacggcctttgagcatggtGGGGTCTTTATTGTGTATTTCCTGTGTACACTGATATGAGAAAATTTCATCAGGAAATGTAATCTGCTCACCTGCCATGTGAAACAAAGTGGTTCTGAAACCTGTAAGTGGTGATCGCTTTATGGCAAGTTTTGTTTTCCTAAGAAGTCATTAATCGGTGGgtgcaaaatatatatgttttggtAAACTTATCCGCAAATATGTTCAAAgtaaaaataaaccaaatatttcatctttttggCTGATCTGTTTCAGCACCAGTATAACGTATGGTTGTGAATCATTGGTATGTTGATTATTTACCTTGTATAGGATAAAACTGTATTGCCATTGCATACTCCATTCattttcttgggggggggggggtaagacgTAAATGGAATTTAGTTAATCTAGTAGTGTGTCTGTTTTCCTCAGCACATGACATAGTTATCTACCTTTGATCACAACATAATTCCCTTAAGAAAGAAGGTTATTTAAAAGTTTAATTGGAACAATTGTTTTAAAGACAGGTATTTTGAATCATCGCTGATTCGATTCCAAGATCAGTATGATCTAGTAAAATGAGCACAACTTATATAAACAAAGGTATAAGATTAATACTACTAGAATATTAATGTAACACTTTTTGTATTTTACCAAcatatcaatctgattaaaaccagatcttcaatcTGCTCCTCTATTGGCCATGTCGCGTTTGACATGGCCAATAGAGGAGAGgattgaagatctggttttaatcagattgaagtTCATTCAGAATCCAATAGCACATCGATTGCAACACTGCACGATACCGGTATTTGACTAATCATAACAAACCGATAATCTTAAACTTTTAGCATTGACTTGTTTCAAAGAATCATTGTTATTCACAACAGCTCAAGAACAAGTACGCATGACATTATAATTTCACATTTCGCAACATAGTATCAGATTTGTTTAGTAATTTAAGTTATTGACAGATAGACTATCTTTAATCTCTTGGACCACAATGTTACAATTTCTCTATCACACAATCTTGAATCGGGTTATCAAATAACAAAAACAGGTTTATCTATATAATAATACATGATTTGTATGTCATCTAGGGATAATAGTATCTGATATCACGACGATGCCGTCAAAAGTGTTTTCTCTGTGATGTCACCTGTATGGTCATTATCGTCTTCATTCGCTTCCTCCATCTAGTTTCCTTTGACGATGCACAAAGCGACGCCAGACATAAATGCAATGATTAGCATTATAGTGAATATTCCGAACAGGATGTTGAGTTCGTCCGAGTCCGGTGATACGTAATGACTTTCTGTGGTCTCATTCACAGTCTGGTCAAGGATAGCATGAAATAACTCCAAGAACCATAACTCTGCCGCGATATGACAGAGGAGCATCATCGTACTCTGCAACGTCCTTGTTCTTTAGTTGTTGAATTCATATTACCGTACTCTATTCTAACTTGTTTCTGTAACGAGAGAGAGCCTGGTATGTGCTGGTGTACATGTTCGTCTGTATATAATGACTCAGTTTAGAATCAATGCATCATATTTATGCAGAAATTGGAATACTAAGTCTTATTACATTCAGATCATTT belongs to Ostrea edulis chromosome 7, xbOstEdul1.1, whole genome shotgun sequence and includes:
- the LOC130047971 gene encoding uncharacterized protein LOC130047971; this translates as MHALCFYESPVGGRYDQVEFHIDGDIKDYDRNYLNDIKDTVAKMLECQANEIFINGVKAGNSFYLCIAIKKKYTNKILSLDPINISSLRTLQIDFFKIGDQKISTGALLINSITISGAEQILHISFKTQDELFVSDKENICLVDSAGKILNSGFESAYYPSGSHTVTDDLDFLFVDTNGVHKLSPDGVIATPFYSPAPYCIHSSHINGDMLVGSFGKVTRYDRNGRKLNVINYPHVRYFHPIYITENKNGDIWTSDLWLTAVTVVDRSGGHRFDYTGPYSHFRPRALCADVLGHVLVCDCHNDSVYLLDQDGNFLYLLLTQEIHEIYHPTALCVDDQHNLYIGQEYSNTICVYKYLQNTDVKHSTDQKHYSKNTEIRAPKRLGKKRSNKVGDPYYAT